In one window of Temnothorax longispinosus isolate EJ_2023e chromosome 11, Tlon_JGU_v1, whole genome shotgun sequence DNA:
- the Axud1 gene encoding uncharacterized protein Axud1 has product MESPSARQDCFVEAQEDSTSVEAVAEGAPSPGGTTTPTITIAITDADDDDDYAARPSVMQDSREDLVMVCETSDERPENEVSEARQSSDKPEEDQAGEEKEEKEANMGLTIGKKADEDERNEKDEIDAKSTENTLRELDGSPRTSEPQDRDVGECSEVWENGIERSKSPDVSRKRPAAGDFLPIGAEIKRIGIEISEEQATQLRNDVRRLSPVLVSLRERTLGEVSLTSESSCLFGDELDGRVTPRCNDVPAGSFVANDSQIQDVDQNHGKEVNEEEGREVIGKIGAGPSECTSSVLNSVEDTLNCASRKMDYDSEGEITTLGIDATSSIFSRSDSPDGTTESRQDDVKDTNVATNVTGSEFCISTKKCETTTGFATTPSSPICRNLSVVLNRVEDVKKKNVLINTSENIWDYVVDESSPFSGERKDSVDEKRDSVAEITEVQEKGLKKQRWQSGSSPMTRSKKYELTEDGLCTPDNGMILKKCKVMLERIGDGVTGHVSRSENAEESGTSRELEKDDGSTPVAVIGKLEEDEEVVLASSAEDSRVSNELDSSETMPSSPEETPEISVDVAEGVDTETETETASDSSEVSPIASIRHELRDVDMAPDQLPCSEGVALCCVEAMAPIMTRLEADRPEAYTEDSAESLALATGARDEVRSDGSDSGLGNEIPGDSGPAPAPESDSETSFLDRLPDDILSDKEKGVNQLEAYAGSSGTSGTPGQLPLTSFRALPAKSNLKRRLTDCMESDESRGNVDEPLKKKRNIHFDAVTVYYFSRAQGFTCVPSQGGSTLGMNATHTHAERFSLSEHAAEQRRIHRARLAQLRSERNCATNCVTETASSSEDPSDDTDEEPSDNEELDIDSYYFLQPVPTWQRRALLRAAGVRRIDGVEKDECRDIRASREHCGCGCKGYCDPESCPCSRANVKCQVDRPGFPCGCTRDGCANSTGRIEFNPVRVRTHFIHTLMRLELEKKQREEDVGGDHDQLVDNQGHGRGARSLRDIGSLGMDGTVGGDACAIPGTGPGGGGGFTTLHYETGHESVGAGVAGCQPEVPGTREDSLDLYAIRDDCYASEDAVDSSQSVVVQRKLHPEFGQAFQSFSPGVQSGGAVNGGGGGGNGGGGMSFQQSSYQDYGYASLPSSSRFQPPQFQSPPNPAAFAHYGPYGGPQDTAGTGLQGGCAGQVHQMQPQPSQSQQQQQQQHSSYDVTVFAQDDATSTAQYTNLTNSVQPMNATVVQQMQNKLEPFSELLSGRYSYYGEMHEPQQHHSTYGTHGKVAEMMEPGQVTSEQQPDGASEDCDENFGEIIKKSMVETVSA; this is encoded by the exons ATGGAATCACCTTCGGCCCGTCAGGACTGTTTCGTTGAGGCCCAAGAGGATTCCACCTCAGTGGAGGCCGTGGCGGAAGGCGCACCGTCGCCAGGCGGGACGACAACACCAACGATAACGATAGCAATAACGGAcgccgacgacgatgacgattaCGCGGCGCGTCCATCCGTCATGCAGGACTCGCGCGAGGACTTGGTGATGGTGTGCGAGACATCAGACGAGAGACCAGAGAACGAAGTATCCGAAGCGAGGCAATCCAGTGATAAGCCGGAAGAGGATCAAGcaggagaggaaaaagaagaaaaagaagcgaATATGGGTCTAACGATAGGAAAGAAAGCCGACGAGGATGAGAGAAACGAAAAGGACGAAATCGACGCAAAATCGACGGAAAATACTCTTCGGGAACTTGACGGCTCGCCGAGAACGTCCGAGCCGCAAGATCGCGACGTCGGAGAATGCTCGGAGGTGTGGGAGAATGGGATCGAGAGGTCCAAGTCGCCGGATGTCTCCAGAAAGAGGCCGGCCGCGGGTGACTTCCTGCCGATCGGCGCCGAGATCAAGAGGATCGGTATCGAGATCTCGGAGGAGCAGGCGACCCAGCTTAGGAATGATGTCAGGAGGCTGTCGCCGGTGTTGGTGAGCCTGCGGGAGAGGACTCTAGGCGAGGTGTCCCTGACCTCGGAGTCCTCCTGTCTTTTCGGGGACGAGCTTGACGGTAGGGTAACACCGAGGTGTAACGACGTCCCGGCGGGATCGTTCGTGGCGAACGATTCCCAGATTCAGGACGTCGATCAGAATCACGGAAAGGAAGTGAACGAGGAGGAGGGGAGAGAAGTGATCGGCAAGATCGGCGCAGGTCCTTCAGAGTGCACGAGCAGCGTCCTCAACAGCGTCGAGGACACGTTAAACTGTGCGAGCAGAAAGATGGATTACGACAGCGAGGGGGAAATTACGACGCTCGGTATCGACGCGACTTCTTCGATATTCTCGAGAAGCGACAGCCCGGACGGGACGACGGAGTCGCGTCAAGACGACGTCAAAGACACGAATGTAGCCACGAACGTAACTGGAAGCGAGTTTTGCATTTCGACCAAAAAGTGCGAAACGACGACTGGTTTTGCGACGACACCGTCAAGTCCTATTTGTCGAAATCTATCCGTTGTCCTGAATCGCGTCGAGGATgtaaagaagaagaatgttTTGATAAACACGAGCGAGAACATATGGGACTACGTCGTCGACGAGAGTTCGCCTTTCTCCGGTGAAAGAAAAGATTCCGTCGACGAGAAGCGCGACTCGGTCGCAGAGATCACGGAGGTTCAGGAGAAGGGCCTAAAGAAGCAACGGTGGCAGAGCGGCTCGTCTCCGATGACCAGATCAAAGAAGTACGAGTTGACGGAGGATGGACTTTGTACTCCGGACAATGGAATGATCCTGAAGAAGTGTAAGGTGATGCTGGAGCGAATCGGCGACGGGGTCACGGGGCATGTATCGCGATCGGAGAACGCCGAGGAGAGCGGAACCTCGAGAGAGCTCGAGAAGGATGACGGGTCCACGCCCGTCGCGGTGATCGGCAAGCTcgaggaggacgaggaggTGGTCTTGGCGAGCTCGGCTGAGGACAGCCGCGTGTCCAACGAGCTCGATTCGTCGGAGACAATGCCGAGCTCGCCGGAAGAAACGCCGGAGATATCCGTGGACGTTGCCGAGGGCGTCGACACCGAGACAGAAACGGAGACCGCCTCCGACAGTTCGGAGGTGTCGCCCATCGCGAGCATCCGCCACGAGTTGCGCGACGTCGACATGGCGCCCGATCAGCTACCCTGCTCCGAGGGGGTCGCTCTGTGCTGCGTGGAGGCGATGGCGCCAATCATGACGAGATTGGAGGCCGACCGGCCAGAAGCGTACACCGAGGACTCCGCCGAGAGCCTGGCCTTGGCGACCGGCGCCAGGGACGAGGTCAGATCCGATGGGAGCGACTCCGGACTGGGGAACGAGATCCCCGGTGACTCGGGACCGGCACCTGCGCCGGAAAGCGACTCGGAAACTTCCTTCCTCGATAGACTCCCGGACGACATCCTCTCTGACAAGGAGAAAG GCGTAAATCAGTTGGAGGCCTACGCGGGGTCCTCGGGGACGTCCGGGACGCCGGGCCAGCTGCCCCTGACGAGCTTCCGGGCGCTTCCAGCCAAGAGCAACCTGAAGCGCAGATTGACCGACTGCATGGAGAGCGACGAGTCGCGGGGCAACGTCGACGAGCCCCTGAAGAAGAAGCGCAACATCCACTTCGACGCGGTGACGGTTTATTACTTCTCCAGGGCGCAGGGCTTCACCTGCGTACCTTCCCAG GGCGGCAGCACTCTGGGCATGAACGCGACGCACACGCACGCGGAGAGGTTCTCGTTGTCGGAGCACGCAGCCGAGCAGAGGCGGATTCACCGCGCGCGACTCGCGCAGTTGCGCTCCGAGCGCAATTGCGCGACCAATTGCGTGACCGAGACGGCGTCGAGCTCGGAGGACCCGAGCGACGACACCGACGAGGAGCCGAGCGACAACGAGGAGCTCGACATCGACAGCTATTACTTCCTGCAGCCGGTGCCCACGTGGCAGCGCCGGGCACTTCTCCGGGCCGCCGGGGTGCGGAGGATAGACGGGGTCGAGAAGGACGAATGCCGCGATATCCGCGCCAGCAGGGAACACTGCGGATGCGGCTGCAAAGGATACTGCGATCCCGAGAGCTGTCCTTGTAGCAGGGCCAACGTAAAGTGTCAg GTGGATCGACCGGGTTTCCCTTGCGGCTGCACGCGGGACGGTTGCGCAAACAGCACAGGCAGGATCGAATTTAACCCTGTGCGGGTGCGAACGCATTTCATTCATACGCTGATGCGATTAGAGTTGGAAAAGAAGCAGCGCGAGGAGGACGTCGGCGGCGATCACGATCAGCTAGTGGACAATCAGGGACACGGTAGGGGTGCTCGTTCCCTGAGAGACATCGGTTCCTTGGGAATGGACGGTACCGTGGGCGGCGACGCGTGCGCGATCCCGGGTACGGGACCTGGGGGAGGTGGCGGATTCACGACCTTGCACTACGAGACGGGTCACGAGAGTGTCGGAGCTGGCGTGGCTGGTTGCCAACCGGAAGTGCCCGGCACGCGGGAGGACAGTCTGGACTTGTACGCCATCAGGGACGACTGTTACGCGAGCGAAGACGCGGTGGATAGCAGCCAATCGGTCGTCGTGCAACGGAAACTGCACCCGGAATTCGGCCAGGCCTTTCAAAGCTTTTCGCCCGGCGTGCAGAGCGGCGGTGCCGTTAAcggtggcggtggtggtggcAATGGCGGTGGCGGCATGAGCTTCCAGCAATCCTCGTATCAGGACTACGGATACGCGAGTCTACCATCTTCGTCGCGGTTCCAGCCACCGCAGTTCCAGTCACCGCCCAATCCGGCCGCCTTCGCGCACTACGGGCCCTACGGCGGGCCCCAGGACACCGCGGGCACCGGTCTTCAGGGTGGCTGCGCCGGCCAGGTGCACCAAATGCAGCCGCAGCCGTCGCAGAgccagcagcagcaacagcagcagcactCGTCCTACGACGTGACAGTGTTCGCGCAGGATGACGCCACGAGTACCGCGCAGTACACGAATCTCACCAACTCGGTGCAGCCGATGAATGCGACGGTGGTGCAGCAGATGCAGAACAAGCTCGAGCCCTTCTCGGAACTCCTTAGCGGCAGGTATTCGTACTACGGCGAGATGCACGAACCGCAGCAGCACCACAGTACTTACGGTACTCACGGCAAGGTCGCGGAGATGATGGAGCCCGGTCAGGTCACCAGCGAGCAACAGCCCGATGGCGCGTCCGAGGACTGCGACGAGAACTTCGGCGAGATCATCAAGAAGTCCATGGTCGAGACCGTGTCTGCCTAG